In Fusarium fujikuroi IMI 58289 draft genome, chromosome FFUJ_chr08, one genomic interval encodes:
- a CDS encoding related to cytosine deaminase yields the protein MDFKNIILPFQDSSTQWDIRIDEGVVTSMEPSADKTTPSVMLPSLCHPHIHLDKPYLLTCNHPRSSNHPDYSDLAPKTGGFQEALANTAEAKKRYTEEDLYLRGSQLIATSYKQGVTFMRAFVEVDSVTELKALEVGLRLKKEFEDFLTVQICPFAQDPIFSTEKGEANRAMFEKALGQFGSDIEVIGSTPYVESDLEAQNQNIRWAIETALKHGKHLDFHIEFNLQGDGTHMLVFDHVIEELERLNWPTYPGAPTVVFGHATRLTLARHDDLVKLSQKLRETRLPIHFVGLPTSDLYMMGRHGSDGSEQSEPLSRPCGTIMVPKLIQDYGINACLSVNNVGNPFTPHGDGDPLKVASLGVGLFHAGTVEDAKVLYEAISTRAMDALNPRAEGHHDMFTLAEYHQTMPMLLYKNEENIEISSVSGSVNVPARQRLSIQDIVWDPPETRLRSIVE from the coding sequence ATGGACTTCAAAAACATCATTCTTCCGTTCCAAGACTCTTCAACACAATGGGACATCCGCATAGACGAAGGAGTAGTTACCTCCATGGAACCATCCGCCGACAAGACAACACCAAGCGTAATGCTTCCCTCACTCTGCCATCCTCATATCCATCTCGATAAACCATATCTCCTCACCTGCAACCACCCAAGATCCTCCAATCATCCAGACTACTCTGATCTAGCCCCCAAAACAGGAGGATTTCAAGAAGCCTTGGCCAATACAGCTGAAGCGAAGAAGCGCTACACCGAGGAGGACTTGTACTTACGAGGCTCTCAGCTTATAGCCACAAGTTATAAACAGGGCGTTACATTTATGAGAGCctttgttgaggttgattcCGTCACCGAACTTAAAGCTCTGGAGGTGGGACTGCGGTTAAAGAAGGAGTTCGAGGACTTTTTGACAGTGCAAATCTGCCCTTTTGCACAGGACCCCATATTCTCGACGGAGAAGGGAGAGGCGAACCGAGCAATGTTTGAGAAAGCGCTTGGACAGTTCGGTTCGGATATTGAGGTAATTGGAAGTACTCCATACGTGGAATCTGACCTTGAGGCACAGAATCAGAATATTCGGTGGGCTATTGAGACGGCATTGAAACATGGGAAACATCTCGACTTTCACATCGAATTCAACTTACAGGGCGATGGAACCCACATGTTAGTTTTTGACCATGTcattgaagagctcgagcGTCTTAATTGGCCTACATACCCCGGCGCTCCGACTGTTGTTTTTGGGCATGCTACGAGACTTACTCTGGCTAGACATGATGATCTCGTCAAACTGTCACAGAAGCTGAGAGAGACAAGATTACCGATCCACTTCGTCGGATTGCCAACTAGCGATCTATACATGATGGGCCGACATGGCTCTGATGGTTCAGAACAGAGCGAACCACTCAGTCGGCCATGCGGTACAATCATGGTCCCCAAGCTCATTCAGGACTACGGAATCAATGCTTGCTTATCAGTCAACAACGTCGGCAACCCATTCACTCCCCACGGTGACGGGGATCCCCTCAAAGTAGCAAGCTTGGGCGTTGGCCTATTCCACGCCGGGACAGTCGAGGACGCAAAAGTTCTTTACGAAGCTATCAGCACGCGAGCAATGGACGCGTTAAATCCCCGCGCGGAAGGACATCATGACATGTTCACATTAGCGGAGTATCACCAGACGATGCCGATGCTTTTGTACAAGAATGAGGAGAACATCGAGATTAGTTCGGTGAGTGGAAGCGTCAACGTTCCAGCGAGGCAGAGGCTTAGCATTCAGGATATTGTGTGGGATCCACCGGAGACACGACTCAGAAGCATCGTTGAATAG
- a CDS encoding related to isoamyl alcohol oxidase codes for MYPGFLFLLLAVLAVCTGAIGSAPRCKCIPGQSCWPSSAEWKAFNKKIGGGLIKTEPIAQSCYPGPEKDLKHCAYVNKMWSDQDFQSSNPIGRPYPYNITCAPVDYATGKKPTTCSLGSLPVYAVNATTLSQIRSTIAYARERNIRLVVTGTGHDLLGRSDGFGGLELWLHQFKNGIDFQKIYKSENQCNKSRWRGSAIKIDGNYQWRDVYKVAEANNVIAVGGGSLTPGAIGGWASGGGHGPATRNYGLGADQILEAEVMLADGRVVIANHCENTDLFRSMRGGGPGYGITLSSTIKAHPNVKTVTAHHLQITPLEKTKKNADLLDAVSVLLQSLPDLNDAGFAGYGYWFRNYPTAFIGNATSGYSHGFWTIGKCREEAEAAWAPMGKVLSKFEDKLYINESWATYDNYWSFYHAESGLYDPTGDTSVLTSRLIDRQSVKSFGKVRNAVEVMSGKPHEFGTSVILLTSGGQVFKDASDKTSGLLPAWRKSHYVLVSSTGISRTGNMTERKAANDDVTFVKGAAAKKLAPNTGGYMNEGDRNDPDWKKTFYGSLYGEHLKTKRKYDPCHVFYCPTCVGSEEWVERSDGPLCRVA; via the exons ATGTATCCCGGGTTTCTTTTTCTACTCCTCGCGGTACTTGCCGTTTGTACAGGAGCGATTGGTTCAGCACCAAGATGCAAATGC ATTCCCGGTCAATCCTGCTGGCCCTCTTCTGCAGAATGGAAAGCCTTCAACAAAAAGATCGGCGGTGGTCTTATCAAGACTGAGCCAATCGCGCAGTCATGCTACCCCGGTCCGGAGAAGGATCTGAAGCACTGCGCTTACGTGAACAAAATGTGGTCGGATCAAGATTTCCAGTCATCGAATCCTATCGGGAGACCTTATCCATACAACATCACCTGTGCGCCGGTGGATTACGCTACAGGTAAAAAGCCTACGACTTGCAGTCTTGGATCTTTGCCTGTTTACGCTGTTAATGCTACTACACTGTCACAAATCCGAAGTACGATTGCTTATGCGCGTGAGAGGAATATCAGGCTTGTTGTTACCGGAACAGGCCATGATCTCCTCGGTCGCTCCGATGGGTTTGGTGGTCTTGAGCTTTGGCTTCATCAGTTCAAGAATGGTATTGATTTTCAGAAGATTTACAAATCTGAAAACCAGTGCAACAAGTCTAGATGGAGGGGCAGTGCTATCAAGATTGATGGTAATTACCAATGGCGCGATGTTTACAAGGTTGCTGAAGCGAATAATGTCATCGCAGTTGGTGGTGGCTCTCTTACGCCGGGAGCGATTGGCGGGTGGGCTTCTGGCGGTGGCCATGGACCTGCGACGAGGAACTACGGTCTTGGCGCTGATCAGATTCTTGAGGCAGAAGTGATGCTGGCTGATGGAAGAGTCGTCATCGCCAATCACTGCGAGAACACGGATCTCTTCCGCTCCATGCGCGGTGGCGGTCCAGGCTATGGTATCACTTTGAGCAGCACCATCAAAGCTCATCCGAACGTCAAGACAGTCacagctcatcatctccagaTCACACCGCtggagaagacaaagaaaaatgCAGATCTCCTTGACGCTGTGTCTGTTCTGCTGCAGTCGCTTCCTGATCTCAACGACGCTGGCTTTGCTGGCTACGGTTACTGGTTCCGAAACTACCCGACTGCCTTTATTGGAAACGCTACATCTGGTTACTCACACGGCTTTTGGACAATCGGTAAGTGCCGTGAAGAGGCCGAGGCTGCCTGGGCTCCCATGGGAAAGGTCTTGTCGAAGTTTGAAGATAAGCTCTACATTAACGAGAGCTGGGCTACATACGACAATTACTGGTCATTTTACCACGCCGAGTCAGGGCTTTATGATCCCACGGGTGACACTTCAGTTCTCACTTCGCGATTAATCGACCGTCAGAGCGTCAAGAGTTTCGGCAAAGTTCGAAACGCCGTCGAAGTCATGAGCGGCAAGCCTCATGAGTTCGGCACAAGCGTTATTCTTCTCACGTCTGGAGGCCAAGTCTTCAAGGACGCTTCAGACAAGACAAGTGGCCTGCTCCCCGCGTGGCGAAAATCACACTACGTTCTCGTCTCGAGCACGGGTATTTCTCGTACCGGAAACATGACTGAGCGCAAAGCAGCGAATGACGACGTCACGTTTGTCAAAGGTGCCGCGGCGAAGAAGTTGGCTCCTAATACTGGTGGTTACATGAATGAGGGTGATCGCAATGATCCTGATTGGAAGAAGACGTTCTATGGAAGTTTGTATGGTGAGCACCTtaagacgaagaggaagtaTGATCCTTGTCATGTTTTCTACTGTCCTACTTGTGTTGGCTCTGAGGAGTGGGTGGAGAGATCTGATGGGCCTTTATGTAGAGTTGCGTAG